A genomic stretch from Acidimicrobiia bacterium includes:
- the cpaB gene encoding Flp pilus assembly protein CpaB has translation MGNRRTLIAVVALLLAAAAGVGAWAYTSGADQRAQDRAKLVEAYVARQDIARGTSGDQIAAGLLEKREVPRSAIPSDAVRQTAVMKGKVTLAPISAGQFIVASQFVAPGQGGGVTGTLNPGKVAITISVDDKGGVAGFIQPEDHVNVIAIAKVRKDPNAPFNAALPDNVADYVVQNVRVLAVGEGTAAPSSPSNGNSTTSTTTASQTSQNRGLVTVEVNPTDAERVAFAQQMYPIYLTLVPANYTPQNVPTVGDMAQLPALANLLAQY, from the coding sequence GTGGGCAATCGTCGAACCCTGATCGCGGTGGTCGCACTGCTCCTGGCCGCCGCCGCCGGCGTGGGCGCCTGGGCGTACACGTCGGGTGCGGACCAGCGGGCCCAGGACCGGGCCAAGCTCGTCGAGGCGTACGTGGCCAGGCAGGACATCGCCCGGGGCACGTCGGGCGACCAGATCGCCGCCGGCCTGCTCGAGAAGCGTGAGGTCCCGCGCTCGGCGATCCCGTCCGACGCCGTGCGCCAGACCGCGGTCATGAAGGGCAAGGTCACCCTCGCGCCGATCTCGGCCGGGCAGTTCATCGTGGCGAGCCAGTTCGTGGCGCCCGGCCAGGGCGGCGGCGTGACCGGCACGCTCAACCCGGGCAAGGTCGCGATCACGATCTCCGTCGACGACAAGGGCGGGGTCGCCGGGTTCATCCAGCCCGAGGACCACGTCAACGTCATCGCGATCGCCAAGGTCCGCAAGGACCCGAACGCGCCGTTCAACGCCGCGCTCCCGGACAACGTCGCCGACTACGTCGTCCAGAACGTGCGCGTGCTCGCGGTCGGTGAGGGCACCGCGGCCCCGTCGTCGCCGAGCAACGGCAACAGCACCACGTCGACGACGACGGCTTCGCAGACGTCCCAGAACCGGGGTCTCGTCACCGTCGAGGTCAACCCGACCGACGCCGAGCGCGTCGCCTTCGCACAGCAGATGTACCCGATCTACCTGACGCTCGTCCCGGCGAACTACACGCCGCAGAACGTCCCGACGGTCGGCGACATGGCGCAGCTGCCGGCGCTGGCGAACCTGCTGGCCCAGTACTGA